One region of Chanodichthys erythropterus isolate Z2021 chromosome 24, ASM2448905v1, whole genome shotgun sequence genomic DNA includes:
- the LOC137015561 gene encoding keratin-associated protein 12-1-like produces the protein MSPPCSLTCCTTTCCTTTCCTTTCCTTTCCTTTCCTTTCCTTTCCTTTCCTTTCCTTTCCTTTCCTTTCCTTTCCTTTCCTTTCCTTTCCTTTCCTTTCCTTTCCTTTCCTTTCCTTTCCTCGGRRAGTIALYDRCITFI, from the exons ATGTCGCCTCCG TGCTCCCTAACTTGCTGCACAACAACTTGCTGCACAACAACTTGCTGCACAACAACTTGCTGCACAACAACTTGCTGCACAACAACTTGCTGCACAACAACTTGCTGCACAACAACTTGCTGCACAACAACTTGCTGCACAACAACTTGCTGCACAACAACTTGCTGCACAACAACTTGCTGCACAACAACTTGCTGCACAACAACTTGCTGCACAACAACTTGCTGCACAACAACTTGCTGCACAACAACTTGCTGCACAACAACTTGCTGCACAACAACTTGCTGCACAACAACTTGCTGCACAACAACTTGCTGCACAACAACTTGCTGCACAACAACTTGCTGCACATGTGGGGGGCGTCGCGCAGGCACAATAGCGCTGTATGACAGATGTATcacttttatttag